A region of Salvia splendens isolate huo1 chromosome 17, SspV2, whole genome shotgun sequence DNA encodes the following proteins:
- the LOC121773954 gene encoding protein NEN4-like, which translates to MAAPKTTTEIVFFDLETTVPQKSGQRFWVKEFGAIVVCPRKLVELESYCTLIRPGDLSGVGARPARPDGITRKEAAAAPPFAEVADEIFKILDGRIWAGHNIQRFDCVRIKEMFGDIDKPAPSPAGIIDSLGVLREKFGRRAGNMKMATLADYFGLGEQKHRSLDDVRMNLEVLKHCATVLFLESSLPPNALNWQWQTNSPNVTTRSKSLLQSSSPTSLNIKGSEKTSRKSPPSTSAGYQRAVPYATESLGKMTARVKNVICSNLLKHSQSLIR; encoded by the exons ATGGCAGCTCCAAAGACAACCACAGAGATCGTTTTCTTCGACTTAGAGACGACGGTGCCGCAGAAATCCGGCCAGAGGTTCTGGGTGAAGGAGTTCGGCGCCATCGTCGTCTGCCCTCGCAAGCTCGTGGAGCTCGAGAGCTACTGCACCCTCATCAGGCCGGGCGATCTGTCGGGCGTGGGGGCCCGCCCTGCCCGGCCCGATGGGATCACACGGAAAGAGGCCGCAGCGGCGCCACCCTTTGCCGAGGTGGCCGACGAGATATTCAAGATTCTAGATGGGAGAATCTGGGCGGGGCATAATATTCAGAGATTCGATTGTGTTAGGATCAAAGAAATGTTTGGTGATATTGATAAACCTGCGCCGTCACCTGCTGGAATCATTGATTCTTTGGGAGTTTTGAGGGAGAAGTTTGGGAGAAGAGCTGGGAATATGAAG ATGGCGACCTTGGCTGATTATTTCGGTCTTGGCGAGCAGAAGCACAG GAGCTTGGATGATGTGAGAATGAATTTGGAGGTGTTGAAGCATTGTGCCACCGTGTTATTTCTG GAATCGAGTCTTCCTCCAAATGCATTGAATTGGCAATGGCAGACAAATAGCCCCAATGTCACAACAAGAAGTAAATCCTTATTG CAATCGTCTAGCCCAACTAGTTTGAATATAAAGGGTTCAGAAAAGACGAGTAGAAAATCGCCTCCATCAACTTCTGCAGGATATCAGAGGGCTGTACCTTATGCTACAGAAAGTCTTGGAAAg ATGACTGCTAGAGTGAAAAATGTAATATGCAGTAATCTATTGAAGCATTCGCAATCATTGATTAGGTGA